The Calypte anna isolate BGI_N300 chromosome 1, bCalAnn1_v1.p, whole genome shotgun sequence region GTATCTTCCTTGTGAGGAGGCACTGGGGTAAGTGCTGCTGGCCTTGTGTGGGTGGTGAAGCCTTCTAGCAGTAAACAGCCTCTGTGAGTAGGTCTTCAGCAGCAGGGAATGGTTCTGTCTCTGATCTTTTAGTAGATCTGAACTTCAGCTTAGATTTCTAACAGTGTGGagggttggtttttgtgggaTGTTGCTGGGGCTTTATGGTTAAACTGTCCCTCAGTATCCAgtgaaaatctgtattttaatgaagatgttttccctctcttttccagaTGGTGACTGTGGTGTGACTGTGTTCTGGgaagctgcaaaataaattatttctacaAATTACTTCAAACAACAAATATAGACAAAGATTATTTATAAAGAGTCTCTAATGATAGTCTGTGCATCATGTCTATAGCTTTTCCACTGTTAGCTCTTCTCCACtatagaaaatgtattttttcctcttaataaaaacctgaaaatgaCTGGTGTTCCTGACCTGTTTCTTATAAGTATAGAAGTTACAGTGCCCACCTCATTCAAAGCACTGGAATGGAGAGAATGAGAAGAGCCTGCTACTCAATCAAAATGAGAACAGTGATTACTCTGGTGGTGTGGCTGAACAGATGGGCCTTTGGTGGGTTTTCTCTCTGATGCAGGCTGAGGAACCATGCTAGTAACATGGCACTGTTACTGCTTTCAGCAGAGTCATGCTGAAGCTTGTTGTGGTGTTTGTGATGACAGGTGTAACTATAGTTGTATACAAAGATGTCTACTGTTTTATGAAATGAACTTTTCTCAAGAGTCAAAACTGGATTTGCTTTCCCCTATTGAAAACTACTGGAAGAATTCTAGCAGCTTGATTCTACGATTCAAGCTTTGTTACTTATAGTGAAGAATTAAGCACTTTCCACGTCAAACTCGAATTCGTGTGCCAGTTGTTCTTCAAGGGAAGAGAAGCAGTGGACTGCCAAGGTATGTACAGGTCATTTGCCGAAAAGAactgttggtttgttggggttttttttatgctcaatttttcttgtcttggtCTTGGGCTATGGGTgcatggggttttgttttctgtttttttttttttcttctctgggtgATATGACACTGGTGAAGTGATTGTGGCCTTTTGATTCCTTCTTATAATCTAGAGCAAAATAAGTGCAGTTGGTAATTTTTTGCACAAGTGGGACTTTGGCTTCCTCCTGTGGCTTTGTacaatgtttttcttcctttggtgAGCTGACTGCTGAAGATGGCATCACTGattatttcctcttctgctgagTTTTCAGAAAACGACTGCAAAATCTGTGCTTTGTCTTGATTGTTCTCTTGGCTTTGAttctgctggggagggatgggtaCAGTTGAGGTAATTTCTCTGCCTACTGGGACCTGCATATTCTCAGTAATGAGGCTGTGAATGCTTAGGATGGGACACTGAGTACTCTGCTGAGACTCACAAGTTGAGTGAGAACATTCCAGGAATGTTTCACAAAGGTACTGGACTCTGAGGAAATGGTGTCTAAAAATGCTTGCAGGGGGCGAGCAGAGCTGTCAGACTTAGCTTTGTGCTGTTTATCTACCCTCCTGAGGTAAGGGCTGTGCCCATGTTGGCTTCTAGCCTAAGAGAAGGGACACAGGTGTCCTGGCAAAAAGAGTTCAAAGCTGCCTGCAGTGTTGTAgctggctgggaagcaggaCCAGCTGCTCCACTCAGTGTTTATTTCCTTGATGTCTTGACTTGAGTAAGGCTGTTTATTGTTGAGTGACTGGGCTTGAAATGAAGAGAATGTTAAAAGTTGGATGAGACCAGCTTTTGTGGTTCCCCCAGTCTGGGGGAAACTGGAAATGGTGCCACAGTTTTCAGAGGTGGGCAGGGGATGCAGTGGTCAGGTAACAGAGTGCCAGTTAAATCAGGTcgagaaaatttaaaaatggaccCCCATACAATTTTACACAAATTCTAGAGACTTGAGGAGTGGGGCAGCTAGGCCTGCATGAAGATAAAAGCATGGTAGATACTTTAGAAAGCTTTTGGAAGATGATGAGTAAGATGCTGTAATAACCTGTGTGAAGCAGGTACAGAAAAGATTCTGGAGAACTATATACTCAAAAGCAACACCAGGAAAACCTCCTAATCAAAAATCATGTTTCTTGCTTAGGGGATTAATTTCTATCACAGGATTTTTGTGGTGTGGATTCCAGGCTTGGTTTAGGGTCTGGGGGCTACTGGCACCATGTTACTACTTAGTAATGGAGCTGGGGGCAGATACTGCCCTGCACAGTGTTTGGTGTAGCTGCAAGGGCATAAAATGTGGCAGTAGCAGGAAATCTGACTGAAGCAGTAGTCCAACTAAACACAGTACATCCTTGTCCTTTTGCCATTCACCATGAGCTTGTCTGGAGCAGATATTAGACCTCTCCCAATGGTTGTAAGCTTGAAACACTAACTCGATATTCTGGAGCTACAGGGTTTATTAGTGAGTTAACAAACAATTTTGCAGACTAATGTCAGTGATTTactatttaataaaaaagcagataaTTTATTATGTCCTTTCTGACTTAAAGCCATCAAGGTCTTGGTGCCCTCAGCACAGGTGATTAGACTACTTTTCAGCTTATGAGATCAGCAGTGAACCTGTAGGGTTGAGCCATATAGCCAGTTGTTTAGCTGCTGTGACTGACATCTGGGACTGGCAATCTCTCAGTACTGGGCTGCTCTCAGGGGCAGAGGATTTGTTTGCCAAGCATAGTGCAGGCTGCATCTGGATTGCATCACTGAATGGAGCTGAGTATCAGTTGCTACTGGCTGAATTCATTATATGTGGGGAAATCAGCAGGATAACTATTTACACAGTGCTGAAAAGTTTGATGTGTCTTTTTTTGATTCATCACAGACTCATTTTCTTGTAGTGTCTGCCTTCTTCCAGGCCAGAGTCACCTGAGTGCTGCTTAGGTGTTTTCTATGCACTTACTTGATTACCAATCAATTTGGGCCTTAGTATCTCCCTTTTTTGGCTTTTGCACACTCAGATGAACTCCAGCATCCCTGGATGAAAAGCCTGTATTGGAATTCAATGCAAGGCGTGACAATAAActtttatcttcagaaaattaaaaaagctttctgaactCTTGCTAGGTGGAAAACTGTGAATGTGCTGTGGAAGTCTATATGGCCACAGTACtcaagagagaaaggaagatgtGAACTTTGGTGGTTCAACCATCATGCAactcttcctttaaaaaagtgTGCCTGAAAATGCCTAAATTGATTTCAAGAGTGGGCTCAGAGatctaccttttaaaaattgtatacTTTTCTACAATGTCACATTCACCTCCAACAGAAAAGCTGTGTAGTTTCTAAAGTGATAGCTTTGTGCTGTGAGTTTAAAACTTCCTGTCTTCCTTCCACAGGGAAGTTGCAACGACCTGTTCTCACCTGTGGTGCTGGCCCCACCAACTCTGCCACTGCCCATGTACTGGAAGATGCCAGAGAAAGCATCTTCTCTGTCCTAAGGAgtcatttacattttcttctagAGTACCTTCTAGCTCAAGAATTTACCTGCCTGAGCAATGACATTAATAACTTTTGGGGTTTtagtttctttctctgctgctgcaaaaaaaaaaatttggtagaatggaaaggcaggaaaaattgCAATGCAGCTCCTGAGAATGCTTCCTCTACTGCAGTTCAACACTGCTATTCATAGCAGTTCAGTTTTGTCTTGCAGATCTTCATAACATATCTTTTTCTTAGAAGTCTTCCCAATCTTGATATCACAACTCCTCACTATATCAAATGTCAGTATCTTGGAAAGAGTGCCCCTTATAATACTATTTTTTCTGCAGGGGCCTAAAGGTAGACAAGGTTTTGGGATCATCTGGCAAGTGCATGGCAATGGTATGAAAACCAGAACTTGGCTCCCAATACTTTTACAGTAGTGCTTTGGCTATAAGaccattcttctttctttgtagATAAGGtcaaaagaaatgaagtttttaatTTCCCCAGAGCCTTGCTCTGCTTCATTTAGTAGGATTTACCTCTTCCCTTAAATAAGGGATCACTGGAGACAACGTTCCCTGTCTCATTTCACCCTTAACAGAAAGCATCTTTGAGTGGCTCGTACTCACTCCCTGTGCAAAGCCTaatctctcttccttccttcccacatGGCATCTTGTCAAGATGGCACAGCCTTTGCTCCTCTTCAGAGCTCCATGTTGCACATGGGATAATCATTGTAGAGACAGACTGTGCTGTCCAAGACTATGATGAATTCTTTAAGGTTGCCATAAAGCATTGCTTGAACCTCTCCCAATAGACAGTGTTATTCCAGAGCACTACTAGTAGAAGAGCCAATTAATGTGTCTTTAAGTGAATGGTGCCAATGGGAATGGCATGCTAGGCAGGGCAGCTGCAAGCTTGGCCTGAAACATGACCACCCTGGAAACCCTATCTCTACTCCACAGACCCATGCAGGCTGACTTCATCCTGTTGACTGACCATGTGGGTTGCGTCAATGCCTGAAATGTAGCTGCTTCCTGGCAGCAAGGAAGATCCTGTCTCTGTGCCTGACAATGTGTTACTcgaagcagaggaaaaagtgcATTTATTCATCTTTTCTGTAGCTGACCACAGAGGACTCAATTTAGTGTGTTCCTCTCATGCCTGCAATCCCAGACAGTCTGAGGGGGAAGTGTTCACTTTCCTCTTTGTGCTAAGTGAAGGTTTGGGGGTTCCAAATAgctattaaaaaatgaaaacatggaaTGATATTTCCCAAGGACTTTTCCCAACAGAGCTTGTTACCCGTGGGGTGGGAGAACCCTCCCCCAACTAGGATTTCCCTGCAAAACACGCTTCCATGTGCTACATACCTAAACTTCTACGCAGGACAACGCTTCCCTCTGTGAGAGAGaaagctgtgtccctgcagctcATTTGTCCCTTGCAGTCCCAGCTTTCTGCTTGTGCAGAGCTTTACCTTGCACCCCTTGGTCTAAAATGCCCCTTGAGACAGAGCTGCTTGATGCAAAGAGTGTGGGGTGGAGTGGGGGTGTCCATGCTGCAGTGCCTGGAAATTTTTCTCTAAGAATCAGCCCCTCTTCTTTTGCTAAGTCCCTGCCACTGCTCTGAGCCACACTGGGAGAAGGATGACCTTTCTCCTGTTTTGTGCTGGGTGAAAGTCACTCTCACAGGAGGGCAGAGGGTAGCAGAGCCCCATGTGTGTCTGGAGCTCCCCATGATAAGCTGgttgttttcccttctcctttcccttcctggcGGTGCATTGGGCTTATCTGCCCGCTTGAGTTATGTTAAGTAGCGAGTGCACGCCTGCTCTCTGTTCTCCTCACTGCTTTTGCTCCTTGGATTTCAATTCCAAACATGGTTATCCATTTGGGGTCTCAGTCCTTTCCGCTGCCAAGTGATACACATTCCACATTCAACACCAGCTCCCTCCGCTGCTCTCTCGCAGTCTCTATTTCCAGTGCCAGGAGGCTGGTGAGAAAGAGGCAGCACAAGGAGACCTCTGTCCTGTCTGCAAGTTTTCCAGCTAATGGCCTCCACTCTTTCTTTGACCGAGCTCTTTTGGCCTCCTATTTGCCATTTCCTTTTCCCACTGGTGTGGCTAAGGAGGGGGCCAGCTGCCAGTTTGTGAGCCACGAAGAGGAGAACTGAGCCCTTTGGGGATATTTTTGGGGGGGCACAAAAACATTCAGTGGCACTTGAACATGTCGCTCTGAAGGGCACTGCTGTGGGACCGCCTGACGctcaagaggaggaaaaggaggaacaGCtactccccagcagctctggtttcAGACCTCTGCAGCAGCCTTTTGTGTATGACAATTTGTTCTGAGCACAGGACGgctggggagggtggggaggaTGAGTGCAAGCAGTCTTCCTTGGGACCAGGCTATTTTCCAGCCTCCGGTGTGCCATGCCTGGAAGGAGGTTATGGAGGAAGCAGCCTATCATCTGGCCAGCTGCATCGTCCTCCTGGGTTACATGGGGGGAAGTGGCATCTTTGGGTACCTCTATATCTTTGGCCTCCTGGCCCCGGGCTACTTGTGCTATGCTCTGTGGGGCTGGCTGAATGCCTGTGGGCTGGATATCTTCACCTGGAACATGCTGCTTGTCCTCCTCTGCTTGCTTCAGCTGGCTCACCTGGTTTACCAGCTGCGCAGAAACACCATCCTGGGAGAGTTTGACCTTCTCTACAAGACCATGTACCTGCCCTTGCAGGTGCCCCTGAAGGTCTTTAAAGAAATTGTGAAGTGCTGTGAAGAGCAAGTCCAGTCACTAGCCAGAGACCAGAATTATGCAGTGGAGGGCAAGACACCCATTGACCGCCTCTCCTTGCTGCTGTCTGGCAGGTAAAGGCTCTCCTTCTGAACAAAGTCTGTGgcttatttttgtgttttcaccCTCTGTAGAAACTAGCATGATGATTGTTTCCTTCACTCTGAAAGGGCTTTGATATATGCATCTGCTTGTTTGGGAGAAGGGTAATTTGCTTTTGGGcattgtgtgtgttttggttttttttttcctaagttaGAATATTTCAGGGAACAGTTTGCAGAATCAAACTGTGTGCAGTGAAGCAGCCAGCTCAGCCTTACTTGTGATCTGTTTTGGGGGCCCTTTACCTCTTTCTCTGTCATTTTAAAGTGATCTTATTTCTGATGGGAGCAGTCTGGCTGCAAGAGAGCGTTTCTCAAGGCAGGAAGGTGGTGTGTCTGGTGATGTGGTCTCTGGGGGTGCCAGACATACATCTCTGATGTGAATGGCTGAGTAGTGAGTACACTGAGTAGGAGTCGTTGATTCACCTGCTCCCCCTGACCAGCAGTATTCAGGGAGATGTTTTCATCCCTGTTCCCAACATCTCAACCCCCTCAAGGCTCCAAAATGTTACACTCCTCAGAGTCATTTCATAAAAAGAGAGCAAACTGTCCTGTGGTGGATCCTGCATCATGAGGCCTCTTTTTTGCCCTGTGCTCTCATAAACTACTGATGTTCCTACTACTGATGTTCCTTCCTCTGGACCAACAAGAAGGACCTCAGAAACCTCGAGATAGTTGCACTGGGGATTTGATTATTGAGTGGACTGTGCTGATAAAGTTCTGGCATTTGTTTGCCTGAGATCCTCTGGCATGCCTTTATGAACATATCTCTTAACCTCTTGCAAAATCCAAGTGCAAGGCAAGCAGTAATGATACTGGCTTCCCAAGCTGCTGCCAGGTGCTTGGCACCTATGTCAAGTGAGactgggaaagaaaggagatcTGTAAATGGGAAAAATGCTGAGCTATAGAAGGTGTGCCCCACAAGGATTTTCTTTGGAAGACAAACAAAGCATCACCTGGAGCTCATGATTTACTGTTGTGGTTCATCTTTTCTCATAAGGGTGAGGGAGTGTGTAAAGAAGggttgtccttttttttttggtgtctgtCCCTTTTATAGGATGTGTTAAGAGCATTGTAGGACCACTGATAAGTGCTGAATGGCAAATGACTGGGAGGAAATTGGGTGTGTTTCCATTAGATGTCCTGCCCCTTACCAAACAtctgtgctgagcagcttgCTCTGAAGTTTAACATATCTGCAAATAATATTGGTAGGGAAGAATTTGTGCTGTCTTGCCCTGCACTGCATAATATGATGCTGCTCTGTGGGCATGAAAGTGCTGCAATGGACAGGAAGGCAGTGCTAGTGGGAAAGTTGTTCTGCTCCCTTTTGCAGTGGGAAGTATGTGCTCTGGCTGGCATAGGATCCTCTATGGAGGTTGAATTGGATCTGCATTTCCTGGTGTGCACTTTATTAATTTGTGAGGTCCCTGCTGACCCAGCaaatcactgctgctgttgtgaTGCCCCTCCTTAAACCGAAAAATAGCAGGACAAGGAGGGCTTGGAATGTGCCTGGATCAGGACACCCGCCTTGCAATCTCTGACCCTTCCAGGCAGCATTCCCAGCTGGAAGTCAACAGTGAACTGAGCCTTGTGACTTCTGAAAGCTAGAATTTCCTTTGTGCAGCATACAAGAGGGGCATGTGGCAACAGTGAGGCAAGAGGCCCCAGATCTGGTGGTGCAGAGCTATGAACAGAGAGCTTCAgagtgctctgctgctgctccagccctctgcagctctcctcctctgcccccacAACAGAGTTGGGTGTAAATTCAGCCTTGCTATTTGGTAGATAATTTTAGCAAAACCAGGGGAAAAAGGACTACTCAGAAGGCAAAGAAGCCAAGAAAGATTGAATAGTGATCTGCAGAAAACTATAAGCTGATGTGCCAGGAGTGATGGACAGTGTGATTTTGGGAGTTCTGTGTATGTGCAGCTCCCTATCATTGAAGTGGGGAATGCCCTCTGAGTATGGAAGAAGATGCAAGTATAAAGAGCCACAGGCTCTCTTAGAAGTACCCAAAAAGCAGCATCAGTCTTGCAGGCTAAGTTCTGGTTTATGAGGGAGGGCTGGCTTTGtagcaggaaacagaaaagagatgCAGTTTGGGGAAGTGGCAGCAAATATTGTTTCCCACAAAGAAAAGGGGCCAGCCCCACAGGCTGGGGTATTCACAGCTGTCCCAGCGGAAATGAGTCATGTGTGAGATAGGCAGAAGTCCTTTCCTCCCTAGTGGGAAGGGTTGCTTGAATGATGTATGAGTTGATCAGGTTCATGTGGCATCTATTTTGTGGTGTACCTCACCTGTCCTCTCCACAGGGTCCGAGTGAGCCAGGATGGACAATTCCTTCACTACATCTTTCCGTACCAGTTCCTGGACTCTCCAGAATGGGAGTCATTGCGACCTTCTGAGGAAGGAACCTTCCAGGTAACCCTGCACAGCCCCACATCAGCCCAACCTCACTCCTTGGTGCTTTGTTTCATGCCtgagaaggggatggagggtGCTCATTCTGTAATTCAAAGCTAACCAGGAAtacctccctccctctccttgtGATTTATCCAGGACAAAATTGCACTATCAGCTGTGTGATCTTTTTTCTGCCCTCCTCTGAAGAGCTACCAGCAGACAGCAGGGAGAGTGGAGTGTGGTGCCCCTTTCAATTTAGCATGGGGATGAGGTATTGATTGCTGTCTTCCTTCTATTGGAGTTCTCCCTAGTATCTGTAACAAAGTATTTGCCCTGCACACTGCTAAAAGGGTGCATTGTTCGAGACAGCAGCCATGGCAATATGTGGCAGTGATGTAAATCTGTAAACATCCTTTTCCTCACAGATCTTTCTGATGCTGATGTGTTTATGGTAGAGATGCAGAAAGGATTATTCACACCCGAATATGGTTCTTTCTTGAGCAGGCAAATCCCTTGCTGAGAGGCCAGACCAGTTCTTATTTGCAGTAACTCAAAGGATCTTGCTCTTGCTGTCAACACCACACTTGTTACTTGGCTTTCCTTCTGGAGGAGATTACTCAAGCTCACATCTCTCTGCCTTTAACTTTCATCCAGGACAAGCCAATCCCTGTCTGGATGTCAAGGGATAGAATATGTCAGTTAGGACATATAACGAAGGATTTTGCTAGTCCCTTGGGAGCATGGGATGGTCATGAGGGAATTATGGTGCTTTCTCGTGAGTGCAGCCACATTCAGAAATGGTTAAACCAGGGCAGCCCTCCAAATCTGCTCTCCTTGGATCTGAATTTGGCTCATGTACTGTGTGAAAGGGTCCTGGGGGTTGCTTCTGAAAGTGATGCCATTGCTAGCGATAAAAGTCTTGTAAGAACAGTTGCAGGCAATGGCTGACCATGTGACTGTGGCACAGGGCTACAGCTTGTGAGCAGAAATAGGGATATTGGGCCAAGACAGAGAGGGCAACAACAGCACAGCTGTGCTAGGTATTGGGGTAACACATGTTTTGCACAGAGCTCCAACCCAGCAGCAGGTTGCTGCTAGCTCTTGGATTGTATTTGCCTAAGAGTTGAGGAGGGAGAAGACCATGATGGCTGCTCAGTGCTCCTGTTGAGGAGATATTGCCTTTAAAGCAGGAAATGGATGTTTTGGTGGCACACAACCTGCAAAGACATCTGCAGTGTTTTCTAAGCTCCTATTTGTGGGGCCTGAATGTTCCCAAACATCCTGAGTGTCTTTATCTGTAGTGTGGGAGATAGTCTGGGAGCAAGCTGGTGCCAGACTGCACCAGCCCTGCCAACACCACACTTTTGGCccctttcctgctctgcaaaATAGGGGTGATCAGGGAGGTCAGCTGTGCCTGGCACTTGAATGGGTAAGTAGAGTCCTAAGTGGGGAAAGCCTGCAGCCATGTGGTGAAAATGCCTAAAACTTGCATTTGCTAACTGAGAGGCATGAAGAAGTCCCAGATTATGTGAGACTGGCATCCATCAAGGGAGATTTTACAGGTCCATGTTCCTGGCAGCACATTACCCTTGATGGCTGTGCTTAGCCATGATGATGTGTTGCTT contains the following coding sequences:
- the POPDC2 gene encoding popeye domain-containing protein 2 isoform X2, translating into MSASSLPWDQAIFQPPVCHAWKEVMEEAAYHLASCIVLLGYMGGSGIFGYLYIFGLLAPGYLCYALWGWLNACGLDIFTWNMLLVLLCLLQLAHLVYQLRRNTILGEFDLLYKTMYLPLQVPLKVFKEIVKCCEEQVQSLARDQNYAVEGKTPIDRLSLLLSGRVRVSQDGQFLHYIFPYQFLDSPEWESLRPSEEGTFQVTLTAETDCSFITWPRKKLYLLLRKDRYIARLFSSHLGYDISEKLYSLNEKLFAKFGLRFDIRLPSLYHVLGPASSEGEPEDCEEPPPASPIQAAASEPPLQPPPPPPPPAPRTRSSRPDSDLLASGNHLRNSPRPLCKGRAPLAPTQTPEL
- the POPDC2 gene encoding popeye domain-containing protein 2 isoform X3, which produces MSASSLPWDQAIFQPPVCHAWKEVMEEAAYHLASCIVLLGYMGGSGIFGYLYIFGLLAPGYLCYALWGWLNACGLDIFTWNMLLVLLCLLQLAHLVYQLRRNTILGEFDLLYKTMYLPLQVPLKVFKEIVKCCEEQVQSLARDQNYAVEGKTPIDRLSLLLSGRVRVSQDGQFLHYIFPYQFLDSPEWESLRPSEEGTFQVTLTAETDCSFITWPRKKLYLLLRKDRYIARLFSSHLGYDISEKLYSLNEKLFAKFGLRFDIRLPSLYHVLGPASSEGEPEDCEEPPPASPIQAAASEPPLQPPPPPPPPAPRTRSSRPDSDLLGEDSTSLVLEDFAELPGSFMDYVSEGEYHLRNSPRPLCKGRAPLAPTQTPEL
- the POPDC2 gene encoding popeye domain-containing protein 2 isoform X1; this encodes MSASSLPWDQAIFQPPVCHAWKEVMEEAAYHLASCIVLLGYMGGSGIFGYLYIFGLLAPGYLCYALWGWLNACGLDIFTWNMLLVLLCLLQLAHLVYQLRRNTILGEFDLLYKTMYLPLQVPLKVFKEIVKCCEEQVQSLARDQNYAVEGKTPIDRLSLLLSGRVRVSQDGQFLHYIFPYQFLDSPEWESLRPSEEGTFQVTLTAETDCSFITWPRKKLYLLLRKDRYIARLFSSHLGYDISEKLYSLNEKLFAKFGLRFDIRLPSLYHVLGPASSEGEPEDCEEPPPASPIQAAASEPPLQPPPPPPPPAPRTRSSRPDSDLLGEDSTSLVLEDFAELPGSFMDYVSEGEYMK